A genomic window from Diospyros lotus cultivar Yz01 chromosome 2, ASM1463336v1, whole genome shotgun sequence includes:
- the LOC127794789 gene encoding uncharacterized protein LOC127794789: MELNKSWINISNRLDPRYEQGIQEFIQFAYRHKSPGASIYCPCIKCVNRYFHKRDVVEEHLILNGFDTNYIIWTVHGELYVPHHSREEFQDQECNIGDDMVGMIHDAHGVPINNVGSSEEATRFYELLEKAETELWPGCKNFTTLSFIVRLQHLKVLGGLSDKIFDMLLELLNEAFPEGVSLPRSYREAKKLSEDLGFKYYKYDACPNNCMLFWKDASKLDRCTFCGESRYKEYEVHVDDDITKMKKVASKQVRHFPLISRLQRLFMSNKTASLMRWHEEGRTKDGIMRHPADSLAWQSFDEQHPKFAEDSRNVRLGLASDGFNPFRTMTISYSIWPVVLMPYNLPPWLCMKQPYFILSLLIDGPRAPGDNIDVFLQPLIQELQELWSEGIETYDASRKEMFHMHAALLWTINDFPAYANLSGWSTRGRVACPCCMKETESKWLKHGGKFCYMGHRRFLEDMSHHFRLDKKNFDGTIENRVAPPQLSGHNVFKDVEFVKKMYGNRENSGASVGRGMGGWKKHSIFFELPYWQDNLIRHNLDVMHIEKNVCDNIIWTLLNVSGKTKDNLKARLDLKELGIRKKLHPEDRLGGKKFLLTLKKYVRTRSHPEGSIAEGYLAEECLTFCARYLDDVETKFNRPVYELQVSGHNVPNEVKTLAAGPHSWAWKYSGYIVNGFKFHARRRERRRMTQNSGVLLTANTESYASSKDKRPISGDVTFYGVLTDVVEIRYSNEFKFVLFKCDWVDNNRGMKVDSLNFITVNFNCLMYQENKPTDEPFILATQASQVWYVADPLDEEWHVVMKMTPRDLYNMGKRNVTGSCDEEYALISNHVEINNDQSLHAELGESDEDYSSGESDEDGMLVDISDDDDNSIPYTAHSDDNDF, from the exons atgGAGCTGAATAAGAGTTGGATTAACATATCGAACAGGCTAGATCCTCGATACGAACAAGGAATTCAGGAGTTCATTCAGTTTGCCTATAGACATAAGTCTCCTGGGGCAAGCATATATTGTCCGTGTATTAAATGTGTTAACAGATATTTTCATAAACGAGATGTTGTGGAGGAACACCTCATTCTGAATGGGTTTGacactaattacataatatgGACGGTTCATGGAGAGTTATATGTGCCTCATCATAGTCGAGAAGAATTTCAAGATCAGGAATGTaatattggagatgatatggtgggaatGATACATGATGCACATGGAGTTCCCATAAACAATGTTGGAAGTAGTGAAGAAGCTACGagattttatgaattgttggagAAGGCAGAAACAGAGTTATGGCCTGGTTGTAAGAACTTTACGACATTATCGTTTATTGTTCGTTTACAACACTTGAAGGTATTGGGTGGGTTGTcggataaaatatttgatatgttgcttgagttgttgaatgaGGCATTTCCAGAAGGAGTGTCATTGCCACGATCATATCGAGAGGCTAAGAAATTGAGTGAGGATTTAGGTTTTAAGTACTATAAGTACGATGCATGCCCTAACAATTGTATGCTCTTTTGGAAAGATGCATCAAAGTTGGACAGATGTACTTTTTGTGGGGAGTCAAGGTACAAAGAATACGAGGTGCACGTAGACGACGATATAACGAAGATGAAAAAAGTCGCTTCTAAACAAGTACGACACTTTCCTTTGATCTCGAGACTGCAAAGATTGTTTATGTCTAACAAAACAGCATCGTTAATGAGGTGGCATGAAGAAGGTAGAACAAAGGATGGTATAATGAGGCACCCTGCTGATTCATTGGCTTGGCAATCTTTTGATGAACAACATCCGAAATTCGCTGAAGATAGTCGCAATGTTAGACTTGGGTTGGCTTCTGATGGGTTTAATCCGTTTCGAACAATGACCATTAGCTATAGCATTTGGCCAGTTGTGTTAATGCCATATAATCTACCACCTTGGTTGTGTATGAAACAACCTTACTTCATCTTGTCTTTATTGATTGATGGACCTCGTGCACCAGGAGACAATATTGATGTGTTTCTGCAACCATTGATTCAAGAGTTACAAGAATTATGGAGCGAGGGGATAGAAACTTATGATGcttcaagaaaagaaatgttTCACATGCATGCAGCATTGTTGTGGACGATTAATGATTTTCCTGCGTATGCTAATTTATCTGGATGGAGTACTCGAGGAAGAGTTGCTTGTCCTTGTTGCATGAAAGAGACGGAGTCCAAATGGTTAAAACATGGTGGTAAGTTTTGTTATATGGGTCACCGTAGATTCTTGGAGGACATGAGTCATCATTTTCGGTTAGACAAGAAGAATTTTGATGGAACCATTGAGAACCGTGTTGCTCCTCCTCAGTTATCTGGCCACAATGTATTCAAAGATGTTGAATTTGTTAAGAAGATGTATGGAAATCGTGAGAATTCTGGCGCTAGTGTTGGGAGAGGAATGGGTGGTTGGAAAAAACATAGTATATTCTTTGAGCTTCCATATTGGCAAGACAATTTGATCCGACATAATCTCGACGTCATGcacattgagaaaaatgtttgtgACAACATAATTTGGACGTTATTAAATGTTTCAGGTAAAACAAAGGACAACTTGAAAGCACGTCTTGATTTGAAAGAACTAGGGATAAGAAAAAAGTTACATCCTGAAGATCGTTTGGGTGGGAAGAA GTTCTTATTGACATTGAAAAAGTATGTAAGAACTAGAAGTCATCCAGAAGGATCTATTGCTGAAGGTTATTTGGCAGAAGAGTGTTTGACTTTTTGTGCAAGGTACTTGGATGATGTGGAAACAAAGTTTAATAGGCCG GTTTATGAATTGCAAGTAAGTGGTCACAATGTACCCAATGAAGTGAAAACATTAGCTGCTGGGCCTCACTCATGGGCATGGAAGTATTCTGGGTACATCGTAAATGGATTCAAATTCCACGCGAGGCgtcgagaaaggagaagaatgacTCAAAACAGTGGAGTATTACTAACTGCAAATACTGAAAGTTATGCTAGTTCAAAAGATAAACGTCCTATCAGTGGTGATGTTACCTTTTATGGAGTCCTAACAGATGTTGTTGAGATACGATACTCTAacgaattcaaatttgttttgtttaagtgTGATTGGGTTGACAATAACAGAGGGATGAAGGTTGACAGTTTGAATTTCAtaactgtaaattttaattgtttaatgtaTCAAGAGAATAAACCAACAGACGAACCTTTTATACTTGCAACTCAAGCATCACAAGTGTGGTATGTGGCTGATCCTCTTGATGAAGAATGGCACGTTGTCATGAAGATGACACCTAGAGATTTGTATAACATGGGTAAAAGAAATGTGACAGGGAGTTGTGATGAGGAATATGCTTTAATTAGTAATCATGTTGAAATCAACAATGATCAGTCCTTACATGCAGAGTTAGGAGAATCTGATGAAGACTACTCTTCTGGAGAATCTGATGAGGATGGTATGCTAGTTGATATATCAGATGACGACGACAATTCCATTCCTTATACTGCACATAGTGATGATAATGATTTCTAA